From a single Bacillus pseudomycoides DSM 12442 genomic region:
- a CDS encoding TrmB family transcriptional regulator, producing MIDLLKKIGLSDLEARCYLTLHEESDLSGYEVAKRVSVSRTNVYAALRSLTDKGACRSIEGETVLYNAVPIEQLIRLFQTEFEQTSKALINQLKTPPRPAPAFYNWQGSNALDNAVRRVIANAETSIVVDVWSEDLHYIEEALLVAECKGISVILITIGTSKTPLKHVFQHYRDEEWPADERKFSILCDSSSALIGSFGGEIKPSALETNHPAVIEVIKNAFYHDMMMQHIEEDFGKEFQEKYGENYRKMLSYFKEKGWHI from the coding sequence ATGATTGATTTATTAAAAAAGATAGGATTATCAGATCTAGAAGCGCGATGTTATTTGACATTACACGAAGAATCTGATTTGTCTGGCTATGAAGTTGCAAAACGGGTATCTGTTTCAAGAACAAATGTATATGCTGCGTTACGATCATTAACGGATAAAGGAGCTTGTCGAAGCATAGAAGGGGAGACGGTTCTTTATAATGCTGTTCCAATTGAGCAATTAATCCGTCTTTTTCAAACTGAATTTGAACAGACTTCGAAGGCACTTATCAATCAATTAAAAACTCCACCTAGACCTGCACCTGCTTTTTATAATTGGCAAGGAAGTAATGCATTAGATAATGCTGTACGCCGCGTTATTGCAAATGCGGAAACATCTATAGTTGTAGATGTTTGGTCAGAAGACTTGCACTATATAGAGGAGGCACTACTTGTAGCGGAATGCAAAGGAATTAGTGTTATCTTAATTACAATCGGGACAAGTAAAACACCTCTTAAACATGTATTCCAGCATTATAGGGATGAAGAGTGGCCTGCTGATGAAAGGAAATTTTCTATTCTCTGTGATTCTAGTTCAGCTTTAATTGGTAGTTTCGGAGGAGAGATTAAGCCATCTGCATTAGAGACGAATCATCCAGCAGTAATTGAAGTAATAAAAAATGCTTTTTACCATGATATGATGATGCAGCACATCGAAGAGGATTTTGGGAAAGAATTTCAAGAGAAGTATGGGGAGAATTACCGGAAAATGTTAAGCTATTTCAAAGAGAAAGGCTGGCATATTTAA
- a CDS encoding CbrC family protein, giving the protein MQLPTFKYNPNALELGIIFKEFTTCSVCKNEREYVYSGPFYSIERVESICPWCIANGNASKKFDGEFQDPYSCEEVSDEEKVKELIHRTPGYGGWKQEYWLSHCNDFCTFIGYVEWEEIAHLAISYKRVPTRFISSLQN; this is encoded by the coding sequence GTGCAATTACCGACCTTTAAATATAATCCAAACGCATTAGAACTAGGGATTATATTTAAAGAATTTACGACTTGTTCTGTTTGCAAAAACGAACGTGAGTATGTTTATAGTGGTCCTTTCTATTCTATAGAAAGGGTAGAAAGCATCTGTCCTTGGTGTATTGCTAATGGAAATGCATCTAAAAAATTTGATGGAGAATTTCAAGATCCATACTCCTGCGAGGAAGTAAGTGATGAAGAAAAAGTAAAAGAACTTATCCATAGAACGCCTGGATATGGTGGATGGAAACAGGAGTATTGGCTGAGTCATTGTAATGATTTTTGTACATTTATTGGATATGTGGAATGGGAAGAAATCGCTCATTTAGCAATTTCATATAAACGGGTTCCTACACGTTTTATTAGTTCACTACAAAATTGA
- a CDS encoding FAD-binding oxidoreductase, with product MKAVTANLIIALKEVLPEKQVVVNETVRELHSKDESYHPSSLPDVVVFPTMTKEVSEIMKLANKYQTPVVPFGVGSSLEGHVIPYENGITIDFSLMNQVLEVREKDFLVKVQPGVTRSQLNKELKKYGLFFSVDPGADATLGGMAATNASGTTSVKYGVMRDQVRDLEVVLADGTIIHTGNLAAKSSSGYHLNSIFVGSEGTLGCFTELTLRVYGIPEHTMAARASFPTVNDAVEAVIDILQAGIPIARIELVDELSMKQVNKYSETNYREEPTLFLEFHGNEAGLKQDIDFTKEIVKDHKCKAVSFETETAARNKLWEARHNLAYAYVHSCPGKKLMSMDVCVPISELASAIQYAKETLDSMGIVGGILGHVGDGNFHVLLMVNPNDTEEVHKTEAANEKIVMYALERGGTCTGEHGVGIGKQKYQEKEHGAALLVMKKMKQALDPKNILNPNKIFKIKE from the coding sequence ATGAAAGCTGTAACTGCAAATCTGATAATTGCTTTAAAAGAGGTACTTCCTGAAAAACAAGTAGTAGTAAATGAAACGGTGAGAGAACTGCACAGTAAAGATGAATCTTATCATCCTAGCAGTCTGCCTGATGTTGTTGTATTTCCAACAATGACAAAAGAGGTTAGTGAGATAATGAAACTAGCGAACAAGTACCAAACACCAGTTGTACCATTTGGAGTAGGCTCAAGCTTGGAAGGTCATGTAATTCCATATGAAAATGGCATTACAATTGATTTTTCACTGATGAATCAAGTGCTGGAGGTAAGAGAAAAAGATTTTCTAGTTAAAGTGCAACCTGGAGTAACTCGTTCACAGCTTAATAAAGAATTAAAAAAGTATGGATTGTTTTTCAGTGTGGATCCAGGGGCGGATGCAACATTAGGTGGAATGGCTGCTACAAATGCAAGCGGAACGACCTCAGTAAAGTATGGCGTTATGCGTGATCAAGTTCGTGATTTAGAAGTTGTACTTGCAGATGGAACGATTATACATACAGGGAATTTAGCTGCAAAGTCGTCATCTGGTTATCATTTAAATAGTATTTTCGTTGGATCAGAAGGAACACTTGGCTGTTTTACGGAATTAACGCTAAGAGTATATGGAATACCTGAGCATACGATGGCAGCAAGAGCATCTTTTCCGACAGTGAATGATGCGGTAGAAGCTGTAATTGATATTTTACAAGCTGGCATTCCGATTGCGAGAATTGAGCTTGTCGATGAACTTTCAATGAAACAAGTTAACAAATATAGTGAAACAAACTATAGGGAAGAGCCAACGTTATTTTTAGAGTTTCATGGAAATGAAGCGGGATTAAAACAAGATATTGATTTCACAAAAGAAATTGTTAAAGATCACAAGTGTAAGGCTGTTTCATTTGAAACAGAAACAGCAGCAAGAAATAAATTATGGGAAGCAAGACATAATTTAGCATACGCTTATGTTCATAGTTGCCCAGGGAAAAAACTGATGAGTATGGATGTTTGTGTACCAATTTCAGAGTTAGCAAGTGCAATACAGTATGCAAAAGAGACTTTAGATTCTATGGGAATTGTTGGGGGAATACTTGGACATGTCGGAGATGGGAATTTTCACGTTCTATTAATGGTGAATCCAAATGATACAGAGGAAGTGCATAAAACAGAAGCGGCAAATGAAAAAATTGTGATGTATGCTCTTGAGCGCGGTGGAACATGTACAGGTGAACATGGGGTAGGGATTGGTAAACAAAAATATCAAGAAAAAGAGCATGGAGCAGCACTTCTTGTGATGAAAAAAATGAAACAAGCTCTTGATCCGAAAAACATTCTGAATCCAAATAAGATTTTTAAAATTAAAGAATAG
- a CDS encoding cell division protein FtsQ/DivIB: MNQNNVYPFNQQVRHQQLIQSRNLKAARRKKALSICVLITFILLLFLNRFGKISTIYVTGNEIISKAEIISLSNLSDKDNYWNLHEEDIKKRIQKNNLIKEVEISKNFPSRVTINIKENSTVAYMIKDNKYYLLLENGTMLDKFTNDKISKSVPVIKQFTRNDEKQLRKLISELNKLPSEIQSIISEINFLPTKNDKFHIYLYAKNGFTVSASITDLSEKMELYPVITKNLDSKQYPVIHLEDSIFANNKL; this comes from the coding sequence ATGAATCAAAATAATGTATATCCATTTAACCAACAGGTTCGTCATCAACAACTAATACAAAGTAGAAATTTAAAAGCAGCTAGAAGGAAAAAAGCATTAAGTATATGTGTATTAATAACTTTTATTTTGTTATTATTTTTAAATCGCTTTGGAAAAATTTCAACAATATATGTAACTGGAAATGAAATAATTTCAAAAGCAGAAATTATAAGTCTATCCAATTTAAGCGACAAAGATAATTATTGGAATTTACATGAAGAAGATATAAAAAAAAGAATACAGAAAAATAATCTGATTAAAGAAGTCGAAATTTCAAAGAACTTTCCAAGTCGAGTCACTATTAATATTAAAGAAAATAGCACTGTTGCATATATGATTAAAGATAATAAGTATTATCTTCTACTTGAAAATGGTACAATGTTGGATAAATTTACAAATGATAAAATCTCCAAAAGTGTACCTGTAATAAAACAATTTACTAGAAATGATGAAAAACAACTTAGAAAACTTATTTCGGAGTTAAATAAATTACCGAGCGAAATACAAAGTATAATATCTGAGATTAATTTTTTGCCAACTAAGAATGATAAATTCCATATATATCTATATGCGAAAAATGGGTTTACAGTGAGCGCTTCAATCACTGATTTGTCTGAAAAAATGGAACTATATCCAGTCATAACTAAAAACTTAGATTCTAAACAATACCCTGTAATTCACTTAGAAGATTCTATATTTGCAAATAACAAATTATAA
- a CDS encoding VanZ family protein gives MLILYFMFLGFDRLGLKYINYEYQYQLIPTSIPLGLPNMTGEEDFNLWVFNFGNLTAFIPFGVLIPLLYRCSFIRFITSFCISILILEVLQMLTFLGGFDIDDVIVNAMGAIIGFAAYKIGFRSNTFLKKLIITCVTASILTLGLIVVVGEFNKSLEKQPHSLKNGTIIGLNQLTETNGYAPKDKNFHSFEIAHKKIESKLNMYSSNGTDFQQFKYLLKGKYIKISGYLGIPDGASKRSGKIIISVDGKDVQTVQFSEKNISTSKSSFEIELDKANELCIKFIDTDVLLWDVTLTEWKK, from the coding sequence ATTTTAATACTTTACTTTATGTTTCTTGGTTTTGATAGGTTGGGATTAAAATATATTAATTATGAATACCAATACCAGTTAATTCCGACTAGTATTCCTTTAGGATTACCAAATATGACAGGTGAAGAAGACTTTAACCTATGGGTTTTTAATTTTGGGAATTTAACTGCATTCATACCTTTTGGAGTACTAATTCCTTTGTTATACCGCTGTAGCTTCATTCGATTCATTACCTCATTTTGTATTTCAATCCTTATACTAGAAGTTTTACAAATGCTAACTTTTCTTGGAGGTTTTGACATTGATGATGTAATTGTGAATGCAATGGGTGCTATAATAGGATTTGCTGCATATAAAATAGGATTTCGTTCAAATACTTTTTTAAAAAAACTTATTATTACTTGTGTAACAGCATCAATCCTTACTTTAGGATTGATTGTTGTTGTAGGTGAATTTAACAAATCATTAGAAAAGCAGCCACACTCTCTCAAAAACGGAACTATTATAGGACTAAATCAACTGACAGAAACTAATGGATATGCACCGAAAGACAAAAATTTCCATAGTTTTGAAATTGCTCATAAAAAAATTGAATCTAAATTAAATATGTATAGTAGTAATGGAACAGATTTTCAGCAATTTAAATACTTGTTAAAGGGTAAATATATAAAAATTTCGGGCTATCTTGGTATCCCAGATGGTGCTAGTAAACGTTCTGGAAAGATAATTATTTCTGTGGATGGAAAAGATGTACAAACAGTTCAATTCTCTGAAAAAAACATATCTACATCAAAAAGTTCCTTTGAAATAGAGTTGGATAAAGCAAATGAACTTTGTATCAAGTTCATTGATACCGATGTATTACTATGGGATGTTACACTTACAGAATGGAAAAAATAA
- a CDS encoding peptidoglycan D,D-transpeptidase FtsI family protein, with product MKQKQKKNTKKSTIPLRLNILFFCVFLLFSAVIIQLGKVQIIDGESYKNIAEKQGNSTISIPVPRGQIFDREGEKVVNNNAIRTITYTRMKGVDSEGILKTARDLANVLEMPEEDINKLTETDKKDFWVKLNKEKAQKKITKQDEAKFRAKNIEGKELDKKIEELRRERITDKELGELTPKDLKVLAIKSKMSSGYSMTPQIIKKNVPEKEYTIISENLAKYPGVDTTVEWERNYVNGDLFRSVLGNITNSEEGLPKEHLDSYMVRGYSRNDRVGKSYIEQRYEDVLHGTKAEIKNITDKEGNIIRTETVSKGKSGNNVTLTIDMKLQKQVEEIIEKHLKAFKGSERLLDRAFVVMMNPKTGQLLSMAGKKLVKKDGNIEVEDYALGTMTSSYELGSTVKGATLLTGYETGAITPGTYFYDAPMKFKGTAKAKKSWKDFGTIDDIRALQVSSNVYMFNTALKIAGINYVPNSSLDIKAATFDRMRYYFGQFGLGVSTGIDLPNETLGQQKKQNYQPGFLLDLAIGQFDTYTPLQLAQYVSTIANGGYRMKPQIVQEIREQTTQEEDIGKVVQTMQPIVLNRVDMKKEYIDRVQEGFRQVFQEGDGTGVRYFQKAPYKPAGKTGTAQTVYGGEDPVGRDSEGNRIHCYNLTLAGYAPYDNPEVAFSVVVPWVNDDKGGINSMIGKDILDAYFALKKNQGSNVSP from the coding sequence ATGAAACAAAAACAGAAAAAAAATACTAAAAAAAGTACGATTCCCTTAAGGTTGAATATATTGTTTTTCTGTGTATTTTTACTATTTTCAGCTGTTATTATTCAGCTAGGAAAAGTACAAATCATTGATGGAGAGAGTTATAAGAATATAGCGGAGAAACAAGGGAATTCCACAATCAGCATTCCCGTTCCACGTGGGCAAATTTTTGATCGAGAAGGAGAAAAAGTTGTTAACAACAATGCTATTCGTACTATTACATATACAAGGATGAAGGGTGTAGATTCAGAAGGTATTCTAAAAACAGCTAGAGATCTGGCGAACGTACTTGAAATGCCAGAAGAAGACATAAATAAGTTAACCGAAACAGATAAAAAGGATTTTTGGGTAAAGTTAAATAAGGAAAAGGCTCAAAAAAAGATTACGAAACAAGATGAGGCAAAATTCCGAGCCAAAAATATTGAAGGGAAAGAGCTTGATAAAAAAATAGAGGAATTAAGACGAGAACGTATCACAGATAAAGAACTAGGCGAATTAACACCAAAAGATTTAAAAGTATTAGCTATTAAAAGTAAAATGAGTTCGGGCTACTCAATGACACCTCAAATTATAAAGAAAAATGTGCCTGAGAAAGAATACACCATTATAAGTGAAAATTTAGCTAAATACCCAGGGGTAGATACAACAGTTGAATGGGAACGTAATTATGTAAATGGTGATTTATTTCGTTCGGTATTGGGTAATATAACAAATTCTGAAGAAGGACTGCCTAAAGAACACTTAGACTCTTATATGGTACGTGGTTATAGCCGCAATGATCGCGTAGGAAAAAGTTATATTGAACAACGATATGAAGATGTATTACATGGAACAAAAGCAGAAATTAAAAATATTACTGATAAAGAAGGAAACATTATTCGAACGGAAACCGTTTCTAAAGGGAAAAGCGGAAACAATGTAACGTTAACAATAGACATGAAATTACAGAAACAGGTAGAAGAGATTATTGAAAAGCATTTAAAAGCTTTTAAAGGTTCAGAACGTTTATTAGACCGAGCATTTGTTGTTATGATGAATCCAAAAACGGGGCAACTTTTATCTATGGCAGGGAAAAAATTAGTCAAAAAAGATGGAAATATAGAAGTGGAAGATTATGCTTTAGGCACAATGACAAGCTCCTACGAGCTTGGATCTACTGTAAAGGGAGCAACACTTTTAACAGGATATGAGACAGGTGCCATAACACCAGGAACATATTTTTATGATGCACCAATGAAATTTAAGGGAACAGCAAAAGCTAAGAAATCTTGGAAAGACTTTGGAACTATTGATGATATAAGAGCATTACAAGTTTCATCTAACGTGTATATGTTTAATACAGCTTTAAAAATTGCAGGTATAAATTATGTACCGAACAGTTCTTTAGATATTAAAGCGGCTACATTTGATAGGATGAGATATTATTTTGGGCAATTTGGATTAGGAGTTTCGACTGGAATTGATTTACCAAATGAAACGTTGGGACAACAAAAAAAACAAAATTATCAACCAGGTTTTTTACTAGATTTAGCTATTGGTCAGTTTGATACATATACGCCTTTGCAACTTGCACAGTATGTTTCTACCATTGCAAATGGGGGGTATCGAATGAAGCCGCAGATTGTACAAGAAATTCGGGAGCAAACAACGCAAGAAGAAGATATTGGTAAAGTTGTACAAACTATGCAACCCATTGTGCTGAACCGCGTAGATATGAAAAAGGAATATATCGACCGAGTACAAGAAGGCTTTAGGCAAGTGTTCCAAGAGGGTGATGGAACTGGTGTGAGGTATTTTCAAAAAGCTCCTTATAAACCAGCTGGTAAAACAGGAACAGCGCAAACAGTTTATGGAGGCGAGGATCCTGTTGGTAGAGATTCAGAAGGGAATCGTATTCATTGTTACAATTTAACTTTAGCAGGATATGCCCCATATGATAATCCAGAGGTTGCATTTTCCGTTGTTGTACCATGGGTAAATGATGATAAAGGTGGAATTAATTCAATGATTGGTAAAGATATCTTAGATGCATATTTCGCTTTAAAAAAGAATCAAGGAAGTAACGTTTCTCCATAA
- the lepB gene encoding signal peptidase I, giving the protein MKIINKEWKNMKQKNPKYWCNITLFLLITVMLMIISLNFLLCKIEGESMYPTLQNEEYILVNRAGAAIFPLRHGEIVIIKKPNDPKYYVKRIIGLPKDKVKIENDILYINGKEKKENYIYKDLSNKSQYLANFEEREVPSNKLFVMGDNRYHSKDSRNGLGYIDRSSIVGTIIYQF; this is encoded by the coding sequence ATGAAAATAATCAATAAGGAATGGAAAAACATGAAGCAAAAGAACCCAAAATATTGGTGTAATATAACATTGTTTTTATTGATTACAGTGATGCTTATGATAATAAGTTTAAACTTTTTATTATGTAAAATAGAAGGGGAATCTATGTATCCTACTTTACAAAATGAAGAGTATATACTAGTTAATAGAGCAGGTGCAGCAATTTTTCCATTACGTCATGGAGAAATTGTTATTATAAAAAAACCCAATGATCCTAAGTATTATGTGAAAAGGATAATTGGATTGCCAAAGGACAAAGTTAAAATAGAAAATGATATTCTGTATATTAATGGAAAGGAAAAAAAAGAAAACTATATTTATAAAGATTTAAGTAATAAATCCCAATATCTTGCTAACTTTGAAGAAAGAGAAGTACCTTCAAATAAATTATTTGTAATGGGGGATAACCGTTACCATAGTAAAGATAGTCGAAATGGTCTGGGATATATTGATAGATCTAGTATTGTAGGAACAATAATATATCAATTTTAA
- a CDS encoding bestrophin family protein, with product MVHYNNQDSLHRVFTLKGTIIRDISPQILLYICVSTGMVIINHCYVEININQTPWVIVGGALGLLLVFRTNTAYDRYWEGRKLFGAIGGSTRNLAVSFLSHWDSKGENTDQEKLKFLHLLIAFPKLAKQHLRDEKDLSEVKDLFKLCSDKEKKLLIESNYLPITIVFMLKTILSKGLRSGHLHPNIIINMEADLNNLLTAIGGCDRIKATPIPFAYFAHIKSLLIIFCGTLPIGLVDSLGWFTVLATTFISFAFIGIEAIGVEIEDPFGHDPNDLPLEGICIGVETHLLHLYNQNNLLESSALNSHKKII from the coding sequence ATGGTTCATTACAACAATCAAGATAGCTTACATCGAGTATTTACATTAAAAGGAACGATTATAAGGGATATTTCCCCTCAAATTTTATTATATATATGTGTCTCAACAGGTATGGTTATAATTAATCACTGTTATGTAGAAATAAATATAAATCAAACTCCATGGGTTATTGTTGGTGGAGCTTTAGGTTTACTATTAGTATTTCGGACCAATACTGCCTATGATAGGTATTGGGAAGGAAGAAAGTTATTTGGCGCTATTGGTGGCTCTACTAGGAATTTGGCGGTGAGTTTTTTAAGTCATTGGGATTCTAAAGGGGAAAATACGGATCAGGAGAAGCTGAAGTTTTTACATCTATTAATTGCTTTTCCAAAATTGGCTAAACAACATTTGAGAGATGAAAAAGATTTATCTGAAGTAAAAGATTTGTTTAAATTATGTTCTGATAAGGAAAAAAAGCTATTGATTGAGTCAAACTATTTACCGATTACTATTGTGTTTATGTTAAAAACTATCCTATCAAAAGGATTAAGATCTGGTCACCTTCACCCCAATATAATAATTAATATGGAAGCTGATTTGAATAATTTGCTTACTGCTATTGGTGGATGTGACCGTATCAAAGCAACCCCTATTCCTTTTGCATATTTCGCCCATATAAAAAGTTTACTGATTATATTTTGTGGGACTTTACCAATTGGTCTTGTTGATAGTCTCGGATGGTTTACAGTGCTTGCAACTACGTTTATTAGTTTTGCATTTATAGGGATTGAAGCGATAGGAGTTGAAATCGAAGATCCATTCGGTCATGATCCAAATGACCTTCCACTAGAAGGGATTTGTATAGGAGTGGAAACTCATTTATTACACTTATACAATCAAAATAATCTATTAGAGTCGTCAGCTTTAAATTCTCATAAAAAAATCATCTAA
- a CDS encoding agmatine deiminase family protein, which translates to MNQIHNGIIFTAIPNKSNQYYRPFYEDLIYFNENLNENKAFTDQLISLTVEEQDFDTNFFEYDDIWLRDVAPVVTNHLVKFKYQPNYLPESQSRYLNQQFNKWLKKNDFEYITSPLILDGGNLIWNKKDTIILTDRILDDNYDWTEKEIIEQLEWDLDVSRVIIIPSEPGDVLAHVDGMIKFIDEYTMFISDFLGDYEFRHSIQEIIREQMPEAEFVVVPSSYTEEGQYDQEIASAKGLYINMLETKDALYVPRFGLSKDQEVLQYIQKHTDKHAIPVHVGDISTMGGAINCLTWYCPIHLLPQKFKRMKSREDEFSISDFFNWK; encoded by the coding sequence ATGAATCAAATACACAATGGAATTATTTTTACTGCAATACCAAATAAATCGAATCAATATTATCGACCATTTTATGAAGATCTTATTTATTTTAATGAGAACCTAAATGAAAATAAAGCATTTACCGATCAACTTATATCTTTAACTGTGGAAGAACAAGACTTTGATACAAACTTTTTTGAGTATGACGACATTTGGTTAAGAGACGTTGCACCAGTTGTAACAAATCACCTCGTTAAATTTAAATACCAACCAAATTACTTACCTGAAAGTCAAAGTCGATATTTAAATCAACAATTCAATAAATGGCTGAAGAAAAATGACTTTGAATATATTACTTCCCCATTGATATTAGATGGCGGTAATCTCATTTGGAATAAAAAAGATACAATTATATTAACGGATCGTATACTTGATGATAATTATGATTGGACAGAAAAAGAAATTATAGAGCAACTGGAATGGGATTTAGATGTCAGTCGAGTTATTATCATTCCTTCTGAACCAGGAGATGTGCTTGCACATGTAGACGGTATGATTAAGTTTATTGATGAATATACAATGTTTATCAGTGACTTTCTAGGAGATTACGAATTTAGGCATAGCATTCAAGAGATTATTCGAGAGCAAATGCCTGAAGCGGAGTTTGTAGTTGTTCCTTCTTCATATACAGAAGAAGGGCAATATGATCAAGAGATTGCATCAGCCAAAGGTCTATATATAAACATGTTAGAAACAAAAGATGCTCTCTATGTTCCTAGGTTTGGATTATCTAAAGATCAGGAAGTCTTACAATACATCCAAAAACATACTGATAAACATGCGATTCCAGTTCATGTAGGAGATATATCGACAATGGGAGGCGCAATTAATTGCTTAACGTGGTATTGTCCCATTCATTTGTTACCTCAAAAATTTAAAAGAATGAAAAGTCGGGAGGATGAATTCTCCATTTCGGATTTTTTTAATTGGAAATGA
- a CDS encoding MerR family transcriptional regulator encodes MYKITEFSRICKMSTRMLRHYDKEEILKPAYINPINGYRYYEQGQLEMALQIKKLREYRFPLSKIKIILQSSDQNSLIKHMKSQIMELSHEVREHLQVISEMSEMINRSIDLISIQRRHYDILIGMRSEITVITQRLQIDINDIDEHFDLLYEKVQVNNFQIIGSPSAIFYDEEYIPNHSDIELRIPIIYENTGNLSWDWEIKKLAQHQIVTTLHHGSYDDIGYGYMALEEWIKNNGYLIVAPPCEVYLKGPECDCPVEDYVTQICFSVIKK; translated from the coding sequence ATGTATAAAATTACTGAATTTTCTCGAATTTGTAAAATGAGTACTCGGATGTTGAGACATTACGACAAAGAGGAAATACTGAAACCAGCATATATTAATCCCATAAATGGATATAGGTATTATGAACAGGGTCAATTGGAAATGGCATTACAAATCAAAAAACTAAGAGAGTACAGATTTCCTCTCTCGAAAATCAAAATAATTCTTCAGTCATCAGACCAAAATTCACTTATCAAACATATGAAATCGCAAATTATGGAGTTATCACATGAAGTAAGAGAACATTTACAGGTTATTTCCGAAATGAGTGAAATGATAAATAGAAGCATAGATCTCATTTCAATCCAACGTAGACACTACGATATATTAATTGGAATGAGAAGTGAAATAACTGTCATAACGCAAAGATTACAAATCGATATTAATGATATAGATGAACATTTTGATTTATTATATGAAAAAGTACAAGTGAATAATTTTCAAATAATAGGTTCTCCATCCGCCATCTTCTATGATGAAGAGTATATTCCGAATCACAGTGATATTGAATTAAGAATTCCAATTATTTATGAGAACACTGGAAATTTATCATGGGATTGGGAGATAAAAAAGCTAGCTCAGCATCAAATTGTTACTACCTTGCATCATGGGAGTTATGACGATATAGGTTACGGTTATATGGCGCTAGAAGAATGGATTAAAAATAATGGATATCTGATAGTTGCTCCACCATGTGAAGTCTATTTAAAGGGTCCTGAATGCGATTGCCCAGTAGAGGATTATGTGACGCAAATTTGTTTTTCAGTTATTAAAAAGTAA
- a CDS encoding biotin/lipoyl-binding protein → MLPTTTHRPTKKKKWIIIGVIALIVIVAAVNIFVMQGKKKETAKGDAVSFEKVTERTLNNTKLISGQVKPGNIESFYADPTKGKVKDIAVKEGQEVEKGTKLFSYDNEEINLQLKQAELDQKMATMRYDQGKKKIDSLNKEIKKAKDSGAGKEVTDPLEEQVSELEIQQKTTE, encoded by the coding sequence ATGTTACCAACTACAACACATCGACCAACTAAAAAGAAAAAATGGATTATCATTGGGGTTATTGCATTAATTGTCATCGTTGCAGCCGTCAATATTTTTGTTATGCAAGGTAAGAAGAAGGAGACAGCAAAGGGAGACGCTGTTAGCTTTGAGAAAGTAACAGAACGTACACTCAATAATACAAAATTGATTTCTGGACAAGTAAAGCCTGGGAATATTGAGAGCTTCTATGCAGATCCGACAAAAGGAAAAGTGAAGGATATTGCGGTGAAAGAAGGGCAAGAAGTAGAAAAAGGGACGAAGTTATTCTCTTATGATAATGAAGAAATCAATCTACAATTGAAGCAAGCTGAGCTTGATCAAAAAATGGCAACAATGCGCTATGATCAAGGGAAAAAGAAAATAGATTCACTAAATAAAGAGATTAAGAAAGCAAAAGATAGCGGCGCTGGAAAAGAAGTAACAGATCCGTTAGAAGAGCAAGTAAGTGAACTAGAAATACAGCAAAAAACAACTGAA